The following are from one region of the Pseudohongiella spirulinae genome:
- a CDS encoding RluA family pseudouridine synthase, translating to MTSRPEHTRAQRPENTEQGGVRTGVQFLNVPEHAHEQRLDNFLSSRLAGLPKSHLYRLIRKGEIRVNKKRCKPDTRVISGDIVRVAPLRLAQRDNIVAPGAGLQKTLADNVLFEDDQLIIINKPAGLAVHTGTGSPTGVIEVMRFMAGEGGYRELVHRLDKETSGCLMIAKTGTALKALQDDLKHKRIQKTYLAIVHGRWPASIRRINAALTKFQPHEGERIVKTDRKQGKPSETRFEPIETFEHASLIKAMPLTGRTHQIRVHCQTAGHPIIGDSKYTFHGPQHFQDVQFLNLHASELVFTHPGNQLRMTVTAPLRGEMQELVHTLREKAAGNQ from the coding sequence ATGACAAGCCGTCCCGAACATACTCGCGCTCAACGCCCCGAAAATACCGAACAGGGTGGGGTACGCACCGGCGTACAGTTCCTGAACGTACCGGAGCATGCCCACGAACAGCGACTGGATAATTTTCTGAGCAGCCGTCTTGCCGGACTGCCTAAATCCCACCTCTACCGCCTGATCCGCAAAGGTGAAATTCGCGTCAACAAAAAACGCTGCAAACCAGATACCCGTGTCATCTCTGGTGATATTGTGCGGGTCGCGCCTCTACGCCTGGCTCAGCGCGACAATATAGTTGCCCCTGGGGCTGGGCTGCAGAAAACGTTGGCAGACAATGTCCTGTTTGAAGATGATCAGCTGATTATCATTAATAAACCAGCCGGGCTGGCCGTGCATACCGGGACCGGCTCACCGACCGGGGTTATCGAGGTCATGCGATTTATGGCAGGTGAGGGGGGCTATCGTGAACTGGTTCACCGACTGGACAAAGAGACCTCCGGCTGTCTGATGATTGCCAAAACCGGCACAGCTTTGAAAGCACTACAGGACGATCTTAAACACAAACGTATTCAGAAGACTTATCTTGCGATTGTACATGGCCGATGGCCCGCCAGCATTCGCAGGATCAACGCCGCATTGACAAAGTTTCAGCCCCATGAAGGCGAGCGTATTGTCAAAACCGACCGTAAGCAGGGCAAACCGTCCGAAACACGGTTTGAGCCCATTGAAACCTTTGAGCATGCCAGCCTGATCAAGGCCATGCCACTGACCGGCCGCACACATCAAATACGGGTACACTGCCAGACTGCAGGTCATCCCATTATCGGTGACAGCAAATATACCTTTCACGGTCCACAGCATTTTCAGGATGTGCAATTTCTGAATCTGCACGCCAGCGAGCTGGTTTTCACTCACCCGGGCAATCAGTTGCGCATGACGGTTACAGCACCACTGCGCGGGGAGATGCAGGAATTAGTGCACACCTTGCGCGAGAAGGCAGCCGGCAATCAATAA
- a CDS encoding YceD family protein: MADTLDFSSPIPAVLDARKVFRQGLSLRGSMPLSDMKRLSALVEEHAGNVKVRLQFGHDESHRRRIQGQVSTTVMLQCQRCLEPVAVELEESVDLAVVASEAIADKLPADIDPWLSDEEQLVPADLIEEQLILGLPIVASHQQCELAIRQDTSKLPQEDAAESVQNPFAVLATLKSNRD; the protein is encoded by the coding sequence ATGGCTGACACCCTCGATTTTTCCTCTCCGATACCTGCAGTTCTGGATGCCAGAAAGGTATTCAGACAGGGACTGTCATTACGCGGCAGCATGCCACTATCTGACATGAAGAGGCTTTCAGCGTTGGTGGAAGAGCACGCCGGAAACGTTAAAGTCCGGCTGCAGTTCGGTCATGATGAGTCTCATCGGCGCCGAATTCAGGGTCAGGTCAGCACAACAGTCATGCTGCAATGTCAGCGATGTCTGGAGCCGGTAGCAGTAGAGCTGGAGGAGTCAGTCGATCTGGCGGTGGTGGCCAGCGAAGCAATTGCTGACAAATTGCCGGCTGACATTGACCCGTGGCTGTCAGATGAAGAGCAGCTGGTGCCGGCAGACTTGATTGAAGAGCAACTGATACTGGGATTACCCATTGTTGCATCGCATCAGCAGTGCGAACTGGCTATTAGACAGGATACCAGCAAGCTGCCGCAGGAAGATGCGGCAGAATCGGTTCAGAACCCCTTTGCGGTGCTGGCCACCCTGAAAAGCAACAGGGACTAA
- the rpmF gene encoding 50S ribosomal protein L32, translated as MAVQQNKKSRARRNQRRSHDALTGPTLSVDKTTGEVHRRHHVTADGFYKGKKVLNLGDD; from the coding sequence ATGGCCGTTCAACAGAACAAAAAATCCCGCGCACGTCGCAACCAGCGTCGCAGTCACGACGCCCTGACGGGCCCGACTCTGTCCGTGGATAAAACCACTGGTGAAGTTCATCGCCGTCACCACGTGACCGCTGACGGTTTCTACAAAGGCAAAAAAGTGCTGAATCTCGGCGACGACTGA
- the plsX gene encoding phosphate acyltransferase PlsX, whose amino-acid sequence MTPVRRIAIDVMGGDYGPPVTIPAAIDALGRHAELHLLLAGRHSEIEPYLEQLSDELRQRVTVVDAQQIISNHDRPDSILRSFRDSSMFRAVDLVRQGMADASVSAGNTGALLLAGRHLLKTIPGIAKPAIMAIIPATRPGGYSYLLDVGANISSTARELYQFARMGAVVAQSLSGRPQARVALLNIGAEEIKGTAQIKEAATLLQSCRDINFTGYIEGNQIFDGAADVIVCDGFTGNVTIKTSAGAVKAMQRLMHQSMQRRWYYQLFGWIFKPFFSDLQKNLRPSRYNGAALVGLQGIIVKSHGDADQQGFVHAIEHALKQTRDNVPAMIASRMASASDLTDPSI is encoded by the coding sequence TTGACGCCAGTCAGACGCATCGCAATCGATGTCATGGGGGGAGATTACGGCCCCCCGGTGACCATCCCGGCAGCCATTGATGCGCTGGGGCGTCATGCTGAATTGCATCTGCTACTGGCAGGGCGCCATTCTGAAATTGAGCCTTATCTAGAACAACTGTCAGATGAATTACGGCAACGAGTCACTGTTGTCGACGCACAACAGATCATCAGCAACCACGACCGCCCTGACAGCATCCTCAGGTCCTTCAGGGACAGTTCCATGTTCAGGGCTGTAGATCTGGTGCGCCAGGGCATGGCGGATGCCAGTGTCAGTGCAGGCAATACCGGTGCACTCCTGCTGGCCGGTCGCCATCTGCTCAAAACCATACCGGGGATCGCTAAACCGGCAATTATGGCCATAATTCCTGCAACACGCCCGGGCGGATATAGTTATCTGCTGGATGTGGGCGCCAATATCAGCAGCACCGCCAGGGAGCTGTATCAATTCGCCCGTATGGGTGCCGTTGTAGCCCAATCGCTGTCGGGCCGCCCACAGGCGCGCGTTGCCTTGTTGAACATTGGCGCTGAAGAGATCAAGGGTACTGCCCAAATCAAGGAAGCGGCCACTCTGCTGCAGAGTTGCCGGGATATCAACTTCACGGGATATATAGAAGGCAATCAGATTTTTGATGGTGCTGCTGATGTCATTGTTTGCGATGGTTTCACTGGCAACGTTACTATTAAAACCAGTGCCGGTGCCGTAAAGGCCATGCAGAGGTTGATGCATCAGAGCATGCAGCGGCGCTGGTATTATCAATTATTCGGCTGGATCTTCAAACCATTTTTCAGTGACCTGCAGAAGAATCTGCGTCCATCACGTTATAACGGGGCCGCTCTGGTAGGTTTGCAGGGTATCATCGTGAAGAGTCATGGCGACGCCGATCAGCAGGGATTTGTCCATGCAATCGAGCACGCACTCAAGCAGACCCGAGACAATGTGCCCGCCATGATTGCCAGCCGAATGGCCAGCGCATCCGACCTCACCGATCCTTCAATATGA
- the fabD gene encoding ACP S-malonyltransferase, with product MQKIGFVFPGQGSQKQGMLADMLTSQPVVKETFDEASDILGQDLIQVTQENPDGLLDRTEITQPALLTVSVALWRAWMQNKGSLPEMLAGHSLGEYSALVCANVISFRDAVRLVHMRGKYMQQAVPEGTGAMAAIIGMDDSRIDSICRQVAEGEVVSAVNFNSPGQTVIAGTREAVGRAMTALKEAGAKRALPLNVSVPSHCALMKPAAEQLAGELADTEFRTPSLPVVQNINGRATREPGDIRENLLKQLYMPVQWVDTIYCMRDFGVGKIVECGPGKVLAGLVKRIHPEIDCYATDNLAAFNEALEGVR from the coding sequence ATGCAAAAAATCGGTTTTGTATTTCCGGGCCAGGGCTCACAAAAACAGGGCATGCTGGCAGATATGCTGACAAGCCAGCCAGTTGTAAAAGAAACCTTTGATGAAGCGTCCGACATTCTGGGTCAGGATCTGATTCAGGTTACCCAGGAAAACCCCGATGGTCTTCTGGACCGCACCGAGATTACTCAGCCCGCATTGCTGACAGTCTCTGTAGCCCTGTGGCGTGCCTGGATGCAGAACAAGGGCAGCCTGCCAGAGATGCTTGCGGGGCACAGTCTTGGTGAATATTCAGCCCTCGTCTGCGCCAATGTCATCAGCTTCCGTGACGCCGTGCGGTTGGTGCATATGCGCGGCAAATACATGCAACAGGCCGTACCGGAAGGCACTGGTGCCATGGCTGCGATTATTGGTATGGACGACAGCCGCATTGACAGTATTTGCCGGCAGGTAGCAGAAGGAGAGGTGGTTTCTGCCGTTAACTTTAATTCACCGGGTCAGACCGTTATTGCCGGAACCAGGGAAGCCGTAGGGCGAGCCATGACGGCCCTAAAAGAAGCCGGAGCAAAGCGGGCTCTGCCACTGAATGTCAGTGTACCATCGCATTGTGCACTTATGAAACCGGCGGCAGAGCAGCTGGCGGGTGAGCTGGCAGATACCGAGTTTCGAACCCCTTCATTGCCTGTAGTGCAGAATATCAATGGAAGGGCGACACGTGAACCTGGCGATATTCGTGAGAATCTGCTTAAACAGTTGTACATGCCCGTGCAATGGGTGGATACGATTTACTGTATGCGAGACTTTGGGGTTGGCAAAATAGTAGAATGTGGCCCCGGTAAAGTACTCGCCGGCCTGGTGAAGCGCATTCATCCAGAGATTGACTGTTATGCCACAGATAACCTGGCTGCTTTCAATGAAGCCCTGGAAGGCGTCAGATAA
- the fabG gene encoding 3-oxoacyl-ACP reductase FabG translates to MSIEGKVALVTGASRGIGRAIAAELGSRGVIVAGTATTENGAQAITDFFAENAIKGKGFCLDVSSTEAVDAVITDISEALGASPLILVNNAGITRDNLLMRMKEEEWDSVINTNLNALYRVCRATVKAMTKARWGRIINVSSVVASSGNPGQTNYAASKAAAEGFTRSLAREIGSRGITVNAIAPGFIDTDMTRALNEKQIETLLAQIPLARFGRPEEIASVAGFLASDAGAYITGETIQVNGGMYMA, encoded by the coding sequence ATGAGTATTGAAGGGAAAGTTGCGCTGGTGACTGGCGCAAGCCGTGGTATTGGTCGCGCGATCGCTGCGGAGCTGGGTTCACGTGGTGTCATTGTGGCTGGTACAGCAACAACTGAAAACGGCGCACAGGCTATTACGGATTTTTTTGCTGAAAATGCAATCAAAGGCAAAGGGTTCTGTCTGGATGTCTCCTCCACGGAAGCGGTTGACGCGGTTATCACTGACATCAGCGAGGCGCTCGGCGCGTCGCCATTGATACTGGTCAATAACGCCGGAATCACTCGAGACAACCTTCTGATGCGCATGAAAGAAGAAGAGTGGGATAGTGTGATTAACACCAACCTCAACGCCCTGTACCGGGTCTGCCGCGCCACGGTCAAGGCTATGACCAAGGCCCGCTGGGGGCGCATTATCAATGTCAGTTCGGTAGTTGCCTCCAGCGGCAATCCGGGGCAGACCAACTACGCCGCCAGCAAGGCCGCTGCCGAAGGTTTTACCCGCTCACTGGCTCGCGAAATTGGCTCGCGTGGCATTACCGTCAACGCGATCGCACCGGGATTTATTGATACTGACATGACCCGTGCGTTGAATGAAAAACAGATTGAAACCCTGTTGGCCCAGATCCCGCTGGCTCGCTTCGGAAGACCCGAAGAAATCGCCTCTGTAGCGGGTTTTCTGGCCTCAGATGCCGGTGCTTATATCACCGGTGAAACCATCCAGGTCAATGGCGGAATGTACATGGCCTGA
- the acpP gene encoding acyl carrier protein, protein MSSIEERVKKIVCEQLGVKEEDVKASSSFVEDLGADSLDTVELVMALEEEFETEIPDEEAEKITTVQLAIDYINQHL, encoded by the coding sequence ATGAGCAGCATTGAAGAACGCGTGAAAAAAATTGTCTGCGAGCAGCTTGGGGTAAAGGAAGAAGACGTTAAGGCTTCCTCTTCATTCGTTGAAGATCTGGGCGCTGATTCTTTGGACACCGTGGAATTGGTTATGGCTCTCGAAGAAGAGTTTGAAACTGAAATTCCGGACGAAGAAGCCGAGAAAATCACTACTGTTCAGCTGGCAATTGACTACATCAACCAGCACCTGTAA
- the fabF gene encoding beta-ketoacyl-ACP synthase II has protein sequence MNGRRVVVTGLGMVTPLGNDVASTWDGLKSGRSGINPIEHFDVSAFSTRFGGSIKALDYEPYLAAKDAKRMDVFLIYGMVAGIQAMRDAGFDSETASSFDPLRFGAAIGSGIGGITAIEDTAQLIRTSGPRKVSPFFVPGSIINMIGGSLSIRYNLQGPNIALTTACTTGTHNIGFAAQMIASGQADLMMAGGAEMATSPVGLGGFCAARALSTRNDDPQAASRPWDKDRDGFVLSDGAGVMVLEEYEHAVKRGATIYAELLGFGMSADAFHMTSPSENGRGAANCMQNALNSAGLNPDQIDYINAHGTSTLAGDLAETQAIKTVFGDHANKLAVSSSKSMIGHLLGAAGAVEAIISVLSLHHQLITPTINLESPDEGCDLDYVPKNSRDAALRAVLSNSFGFGGTNGSLIFSQPNR, from the coding sequence TTGAATGGCAGACGAGTCGTTGTTACCGGCCTGGGCATGGTAACGCCGCTGGGAAATGATGTTGCATCCACCTGGGATGGCCTCAAATCAGGCCGCAGCGGTATCAATCCCATCGAGCATTTTGATGTCTCAGCTTTCAGCACACGCTTTGGTGGATCGATCAAGGCGCTCGATTACGAACCGTACCTGGCAGCAAAAGATGCCAAACGTATGGATGTATTCCTCATTTACGGCATGGTCGCAGGCATTCAGGCCATGCGCGATGCCGGATTTGATAGTGAAACAGCGTCTTCATTCGACCCCTTGCGGTTCGGAGCCGCGATAGGTTCTGGAATCGGTGGCATCACTGCCATTGAAGATACCGCCCAGCTTATCCGTACTTCCGGCCCCCGCAAAGTGTCCCCATTTTTTGTGCCCGGCTCGATCATCAACATGATTGGGGGTTCTTTATCTATCCGTTACAACCTTCAAGGGCCCAATATTGCGCTGACCACAGCCTGCACAACGGGCACTCACAATATCGGTTTTGCTGCCCAGATGATTGCCAGCGGGCAAGCTGACCTGATGATGGCCGGTGGTGCCGAGATGGCAACCTCGCCCGTTGGTCTGGGTGGATTCTGCGCGGCCAGGGCACTGTCTACTCGCAATGATGACCCTCAGGCGGCCAGTCGTCCCTGGGACAAGGATCGTGATGGTTTTGTGCTCAGTGATGGCGCAGGTGTCATGGTTCTGGAAGAGTATGAGCACGCAGTAAAACGCGGCGCCACAATTTACGCAGAGCTACTTGGTTTTGGCATGAGTGCAGATGCTTTCCATATGACCTCGCCCTCGGAAAATGGTCGTGGTGCCGCGAACTGCATGCAAAACGCATTAAACAGTGCCGGGCTGAATCCCGATCAGATCGATTATATCAATGCCCACGGCACTTCGACTCTGGCCGGCGATCTGGCGGAAACCCAGGCCATCAAGACGGTGTTCGGTGATCATGCCAACAAGTTGGCCGTCAGCTCCAGCAAATCGATGATCGGCCACTTGCTGGGTGCCGCTGGAGCCGTTGAAGCGATTATCAGCGTGCTCAGCTTGCATCACCAGCTGATCACACCAACAATCAATCTTGAGTCTCCGGATGAAGGTTGTGATCTGGATTATGTGCCGAAAAACAGTCGTGATGCCGCACTTCGAGCCGTGCTGAGTAATTCATTCGGATTTGGTGGCACCAACGGCTCATTGATTTTCAGCCAGCCGAACCGCTAA
- the pabC gene encoding aminodeoxychorismate lyase translates to MTALVFIDGQASHLLPASDRSIQYGDGLFETMSWSAGQLKRLDKHMSRLRDGCAVLGIAFEQAKIQQQLESFLGILAGSTADQQLVVKLIISRGSGGRGYTPPDNPASRIIISSHPVPDRLPEYQQTGIDCILCNHRLSSNPTLCGIKHLNRLDQVLGSAEVQRVSGKINGMSEGLMLDQQGRVIEGTRSNLFLIRNDELMTPNLVNAGVKGIMRQCVLEVANDSNWPVRVTDIYPRDLTTADSAFICNSIIGIIPLRQLWLSNECSEDSPPVRLGQHNYIRELQSLLA, encoded by the coding sequence ATGACCGCGCTGGTATTTATCGACGGGCAGGCCAGTCATTTGCTGCCTGCCAGCGACCGCTCCATACAATACGGAGATGGCCTGTTCGAGACCATGAGCTGGAGTGCCGGTCAGCTGAAAAGACTCGATAAACACATGAGTCGGCTACGAGACGGCTGCGCGGTACTTGGCATAGCTTTTGAGCAGGCAAAGATACAGCAACAACTAGAGTCATTTCTGGGCATCCTTGCCGGCAGCACTGCAGATCAGCAGCTGGTCGTTAAACTCATTATCAGCCGCGGCAGCGGTGGCCGTGGATATACACCACCGGACAACCCCGCCAGCCGTATCATCATTAGCTCACACCCCGTACCAGACAGACTGCCTGAGTATCAGCAAACCGGTATTGATTGTATTTTGTGTAATCACCGGCTGAGCAGCAACCCGACGCTGTGCGGTATCAAGCACCTCAATCGCCTCGATCAGGTACTGGGTAGCGCAGAAGTTCAGCGTGTTTCAGGCAAGATAAATGGCATGTCTGAAGGCCTGATGCTGGATCAGCAGGGCCGGGTTATTGAAGGAACCCGCAGCAATCTTTTTTTGATCCGCAATGATGAATTGATGACGCCGAACCTTGTAAATGCCGGTGTAAAGGGCATCATGCGCCAGTGTGTGCTGGAGGTTGCTAACGACAGCAACTGGCCTGTGAGGGTCACTGATATCTACCCCCGGGACCTGACCACAGCCGACAGCGCTTTTATCTGCAACAGCATCATTGGCATTATTCCCCTGAGGCAACTTTGGCTGTCTAACGAGTGCAGCGAAGACTCACCGCCTGTCCGACTCGGGCAGCACAATTACATCAGAGAATTACAATCTCTTCTGGCATAA
- the mltG gene encoding endolytic transglycosylase MltG encodes MAPLKIYTGISLGLVAAVFAAGLWFLNYLDTPITMAQTEQQTAIINVAPGTGVNRLANQLSQELGLKQPRLFAGWVRFRGEDRSIKSGEYAVETGSTPRDLLALLLSGRNVQYPVTFIEGWTAKQALQNLWAVDTVQATLQGLDEKDILQALQSPWPALEGSLFPDTYFHTRGTTDLEILRRAQQRMLDIIDIEWPVRAHETPYGSPWEALIMASIIERESGHQAEKPDIAGVFVRRLALGMRLQSDPTVIYGMGETYEGVIRRSDLNTTTPWNTYRINGLPPTPIALPGLDSLQAALHPAPGSALYFVSRGDGSHQFSDTLEQHNQAVQRYLRNNTSE; translated from the coding sequence TTGGCTCCACTCAAAATTTATACCGGCATTAGCCTGGGTCTGGTCGCTGCTGTTTTTGCAGCGGGCCTGTGGTTCCTTAACTATCTCGACACACCAATCACCATGGCGCAGACAGAGCAGCAGACTGCAATCATCAATGTTGCACCGGGCACCGGCGTCAATCGGCTCGCCAACCAGCTGTCGCAGGAACTGGGCCTTAAACAGCCACGCCTTTTTGCAGGCTGGGTCAGATTTCGTGGCGAGGACCGCTCCATAAAAAGCGGCGAATATGCAGTTGAAACCGGTTCGACGCCGCGGGATCTGCTGGCTCTGCTGCTGTCAGGTCGCAATGTTCAATATCCCGTGACATTCATTGAGGGCTGGACAGCAAAGCAGGCTCTGCAAAACCTGTGGGCTGTTGATACTGTTCAGGCAACCTTGCAGGGACTGGACGAAAAAGACATTTTACAGGCTCTGCAATCGCCCTGGCCGGCTTTGGAAGGCAGTCTTTTTCCGGACACCTATTTTCACACCCGTGGCACCACCGATCTGGAGATACTGCGTCGCGCCCAACAGCGCATGCTGGACATTATTGACATTGAATGGCCTGTCAGGGCACATGAGACCCCTTACGGAAGTCCCTGGGAGGCCCTGATCATGGCCTCCATCATCGAAAGGGAATCAGGACATCAGGCTGAAAAACCAGATATTGCCGGCGTGTTTGTGCGGCGCCTGGCGCTGGGTATGCGACTGCAATCGGACCCGACTGTCATTTATGGCATGGGTGAGACTTACGAAGGTGTGATACGACGCAGTGACCTGAATACCACAACCCCGTGGAATACTTATCGAATCAATGGCTTGCCGCCAACACCTATAGCACTACCCGGACTGGACTCCCTGCAGGCAGCCCTGCATCCCGCACCAGGCAGTGCGCTGTATTTTGTGTCGCGAGGCGATGGCAGCCATCAATTTTCCGATACACTGGAACAACACAATCAAGCAGTGCAGCGTTATCTGCGCAACAATACAAGCGAGTAG
- the tmk gene encoding dTMP kinase → MSTGVGARGKFITIEGIEGVGKTTNLQWVRQCLSEQGLEVVTTREPGGTPLAEQIRELLLTPRDDVMDATAELLLVFAARAQHLASLIKPGLQAGKWVLCDRFTDATFAYQGGGRGLDQDTICTLESLVQEDLRPDLVILLDIQPELGLSRARRRSKPDRFEQEAVAFFSRVRQAYLRRAASDPERYLIIDAGQPLADVQRNIHNGLLDFCRRSGGAI, encoded by the coding sequence ATGAGCACAGGGGTAGGAGCACGCGGCAAGTTTATTACCATCGAAGGGATTGAGGGGGTCGGCAAAACAACCAACCTGCAATGGGTCAGGCAGTGCCTGTCGGAGCAGGGGCTGGAAGTTGTGACAACACGTGAACCGGGGGGCACACCGCTCGCTGAACAAATCCGCGAGTTGCTGCTGACTCCGCGCGACGACGTTATGGATGCAACAGCCGAATTGCTGCTGGTCTTTGCGGCGCGGGCTCAGCACCTGGCGTCGCTGATTAAACCTGGCTTGCAGGCGGGCAAGTGGGTGTTGTGCGATCGTTTTACGGACGCCACATTTGCCTACCAGGGCGGCGGGCGAGGGCTGGACCAGGATACGATCTGCACACTGGAGTCGCTGGTGCAAGAGGATTTGCGGCCGGATCTGGTGATTCTATTGGATATTCAGCCTGAACTCGGCCTGAGCAGGGCCAGACGCCGCAGCAAACCGGATCGATTTGAACAGGAAGCTGTAGCGTTCTTCTCGCGCGTAAGACAGGCCTATCTGCGGCGGGCAGCAAGCGATCCGGAACGATACCTGATAATTGATGCCGGCCAGCCACTGGCAGATGTACAGCGTAATATTCACAATGGCCTGCTTGATTTCTGTCGTCGATCCGGGGGAGCAATTTAA
- the holB gene encoding DNA polymerase III subunit delta' has product MPAQQPCEWQQPSWRQLIMQVRSNRLAHAYLITGLKGSGRHQFVTALCAYMLCEHTTSSRDTACGECRQCLLNASDQHPDILWVSPEEGSQAIKIDQIRQLTGHVQQTSSQTGAYKIVVINPVAALAPAAANALLKSLEEPPGKTLFLLVSESGDHVLPTVRSRCQPLPLPPPDLQQSLNWLSQQSASDSQLLRSAAQLAPRQPFYALDLLEQGIPQWRVLLHEQLSALHRGDISVTEVARFCEKQDFRHAIHTLEDLCLERLRELSRQRQDPAIKTNMQQLLTLHREITSVYQQFSSTANVNQLLGFEYLLGRWLGFRSAFS; this is encoded by the coding sequence ATGCCTGCTCAGCAACCCTGTGAATGGCAACAACCAAGCTGGCGGCAGCTCATTATGCAGGTTCGCAGTAACCGCCTGGCACATGCTTATCTGATCACCGGGTTAAAAGGCAGTGGTCGTCACCAGTTCGTGACAGCACTGTGTGCGTATATGCTTTGTGAGCACACCACCAGCTCGCGAGATACGGCGTGCGGAGAGTGCCGCCAGTGTTTGCTGAATGCCAGCGATCAGCATCCCGACATCCTTTGGGTAAGCCCGGAAGAAGGCAGTCAGGCTATCAAGATTGATCAGATCCGCCAGCTGACCGGGCATGTTCAACAGACCAGCAGCCAGACCGGCGCCTACAAAATCGTTGTCATTAATCCTGTTGCTGCACTGGCTCCCGCAGCAGCCAATGCATTGCTCAAAAGCCTTGAAGAACCCCCGGGCAAGACATTGTTTTTATTAGTATCTGAAAGCGGTGATCATGTGCTGCCAACGGTACGCAGCCGTTGTCAGCCATTACCATTGCCGCCCCCTGATCTGCAGCAGAGCTTGAACTGGCTGAGTCAGCAGTCCGCATCAGACTCGCAGCTACTGCGAAGTGCCGCTCAACTGGCGCCCCGGCAACCGTTTTACGCCCTGGATTTACTGGAACAGGGTATACCGCAGTGGCGCGTGCTCTTACATGAGCAACTATCCGCATTACATCGGGGCGATATCAGTGTGACCGAGGTGGCACGATTCTGTGAGAAGCAAGACTTCAGACATGCTATACATACTCTGGAGGATTTGTGTCTGGAGAGACTTCGGGAACTGAGCCGACAACGCCAGGACCCCGCAATCAAAACTAATATGCAGCAACTGCTGACCTTGCACCGGGAAATCACGTCGGTTTATCAGCAGTTCAGTTCCACAGCCAATGTTAATCAGCTGCTTGGTTTTGAATACCTGCTGGGACGCTGGCTGGGATTCAGGTCGGCGTTTTCATGA
- a CDS encoding DUF411 domain-containing protein — MRAVSSFVLIGLCAILIACSPAQSRDTVALDVYKSPTCGCCALWVDHAEDRGFSFRVHHLNNDELTLEKLRRGIGLRYHSCHTAVAENGAVFEGHIPAHLISRYLDDTPADSIGLAVPGMPIGSPGMEVGDRLQPYDVLLLKKDGTAELYAQVTDLQSQYQ; from the coding sequence ATGCGTGCTGTTTCCAGTTTTGTACTCATTGGCCTGTGTGCCATTCTGATCGCCTGCAGTCCGGCGCAAAGCCGTGATACTGTTGCACTTGATGTTTACAAAAGTCCGACTTGCGGTTGCTGTGCATTATGGGTTGATCACGCCGAAGACAGAGGTTTCAGCTTTCGTGTTCACCATCTGAACAACGACGAGCTGACGCTGGAAAAACTCCGACGCGGCATCGGTCTGCGTTACCACTCCTGTCATACCGCTGTAGCTGAAAACGGCGCGGTATTTGAAGGTCACATACCGGCCCACCTGATCAGCCGTTATCTGGATGACACACCAGCCGACTCTATCGGCCTGGCTGTACCTGGCATGCCGATTGGCAGTCCCGGCATGGAGGTGGGTGATCGGCTGCAGCCCTACGATGTGCTGTTACTTAAAAAAGATGGCACTGCGGAATTGTATGCCCAGGTCACTGACCTGCAGTCCCAATATCAGTAA